Proteins found in one Drosophila busckii strain San Diego stock center, stock number 13000-0081.31 chromosome 2R, ASM1175060v1, whole genome shotgun sequence genomic segment:
- the LOC108596916 gene encoding calpain-A isoform X1, whose protein sequence is MDELKGFLRQAGQEFLNAAGEAAMGAAKDVVGSVINEIFIKKEADTKRVLPSIKNMRVLGENNTGLGQYAEVQDYETLLNNCLTNGSLFEDPLFPASNESLMFSRRPDRHVEWLRPHEIAENPQFFVEGYSRFDVQQGELGDCWLLAATANLTQESSLFFRVIPPEQSFQENYAGIFHFRFWQYGKWVDVIIDDRLPTYRGDLLYMHSAEKNEFWSALLEKAYAKLHGSYEALKGGTTCEAMEDFTGGVSEWYDLKEAPDNLFSILQKSSERNSMMGCSLEADPNVTEAETPQGLIRGHAYSITKVCMIDIVTPNRQGKIPMIRMRNPWGNEAEWNGPWSDSSPEWRYIPEEQKQEIGLTFDRDGEFWMSFQDFLTHFDRVEICHLSPESFSQKAADEHQQSGKRKWEMSMYEGEWTPGVTAGGCRNFLDTFWHNPQYIITLVDADEEDEEGQCTVIVALMQKNRRSKRNQGMECLTIGFAIYSLSDHDLANRPQGINFFKYKSSVGRSPHFINTREVCARFKLPPGHYLIVPSTFDPNEEGEFLIRVFSEAQNNMEENDDHVGYADKTDSLYCLKITPGFPIPKPMDTQKESLRRLFDSIAGQDQEVDWMELKRILDHSMRDDLPKPVMFNRSNAFETQAGSGSVPENPCGLLSLLCGPFLKGTPFEDQVGMNDQSNKRLIEEGPAVILDETHGFSKDVCRSMVAMLDADKSGKLGFEEFEALLSDIAKWKAIFKTYDTENCGRISGFQLREALQSAGYHLNNRVLNVLGHRYGSRDGKIAFDDFIMCAVRIKTYIEIFRERDAEKNETATFTLEEWIERTIYS, encoded by the exons GAGCTTAAAGGATTTTTAAGACAAGCCGGCCAGGAGTTTCTCAATGCGGCGGGTGAGGCTGCTATGGGTGCCGCCAAAGATGTCGTAGGCTCCGTTATAAACGAAATCTTCATAAAAAAGGAAGCTGACACCAAGCGTGTGCTTCCAAGCATAAAGAACATGAGAGTT CTGGGTGAGAACAATACTGGGCTTGGACAATATGCTGAGGTTCAGGACTACGAAACACTATTAAACAATTGTCTTACTAATGGTTCGCTTTTTGAGGATCCCCTCTTCCCAGCCAGCAATGAATCTTTAATGTTTTCACGTCGCCCAGATCGCCATGTAGAATGGTTGCGACCTCAT GAAATTGCTGAGAACCCTCAGTTTTTTGTTGAAGGCTATTCAAGATTTGATGTGCAACAGGGCGAACTTGGCGATTGCTGGCTATTGGCTGCTACAGCTAATCTTACACAAGAATCTTCACTTTTCTTTCGAGTTATACCTCCAGAGCAGAGTTTTCAAGAGAACTATGCCGGCATATTTCATTTTCGATTTTGGCAATATGGAAAATGGGTAGATGTTATTATTGACGACCGTCTGCCTACGTATCGTGGAGACTTGCTCTACATGCACTCTGCGGAGAAGAACGAGTTCTGGAGTGCTCTATTAGAGAAAGCATATGCCAA ATTACACGGTTCCTATGAGGCGCTTAAAGGCGGCACTACTTGTGAGGCTATGGAGGATTTCACTGGCGGAGTTAGCGAATGGTACGATCTTAAGGAAGCGCCagacaatttatttagcatactGCAAAAATCTTCAGAACGTAACTCAATGATGGGATGCTCACTTGAAGCAGATCCGAATGTAACCGAAGCTGAGACACCACAAGGATTAATACGTGGACATGCTTACTCCATAACAAAG GTTTGCATGATTGATATTGTAACACCAAATCGTCAAGGCAAGATTCCTATGATACGGATGCGTAATCCTTGGGGTAATGAGGCTGAATGGAATGGACCTTGGAGTGATAGTTCGCCTGAGTGGCGTTACATACCGGAAGAACAAAAGCAGGAAATTGGTCTTACCTTTGATAGGGATGGAGAGTTTTGGATGTCGTTTCAAGATTTTCTAACTCATTTCGATCGTGTTGAAATTTGTCACCTATCACCCGAGTCTTTCTCCCAAAAAGCAGCGGATGAGCACCAACAAAGTGGGAAGCGTAAGTGGGAGATGTCTATGTACGAAGGCGAGTGGACGCCAGGTGTCACAGCTGGTGGATGCCGTAACTTTCTTGATACGTTCTGGCATAATCCGCAATATATAATAACGTTGGTGGATGCCGACGAAGAGGACGAGGAAGGACAATGTACTGTTATTGTGGCTTTGATGCAAAAGAATCGTCGCTCCAAGCGTAATCAAGGGATGGAGTGCCTTACTATTGGATTTGCCATTTACAGTCTGAGCGATCACGATCTTGCAAATCGTCCCCAAGGCATTAACTTTTTTAAGTATAAGTCTTCAGTCGGTCGATCTCCACATTTTATCAATACACGAGAA gTCTGTGCTCGCTTCAAGCTGCCTCCAGGCCACTATTTGATTGTGCCCTCAACATTTGATCCCAATGAAGAGGGTGAATTTCTCATACGCGTCTTCTCTGAAGCTCAAAATAACATGGA AGAGAATGATGACCATGTTGGGTATGCCGACAAAACTGATTCG CTTTATTGTTTGAAGATCACTCCGGGCTTCCCTATACCAAAGCCTATGGATACACAAAAAGAAAGCCTACGTCGCTTGTTTGATAGCATAGCTGGTCAGGATCAGGAGGTAGACTGGATGGAGTTAAAACGCATCCTAGATCACTCTATGCGTGATG ACTTGCCGAAGCCAGTGATGTTTAACCGCTCCAATGCCTTTGAAACTCAAGCTGGCAGTGGTTCAGTGCCCGAAAATCCTTGTGGATTGCTTTCCCTACTGTGTGGTCCATTCCTAAAAGGCACACCATTCGAGGATCAGGTGGGTATGAACGATCAGTCCAACAAAAGATTAATCGAGGAAGGCCCAGCag TTATTCTTGATGAGACCCATGGTTTTTCTAAAGATGTTTGCCGCTCTATGGTAGCCATGTTGGATGCGGATAAGTCTGGTAAACTTGGTTTTGAAGAATTTGAGGCACTGCTATCTGATATTGCCAAATggaaagcaatttttaaaacatatgACACCGAAAATTGTGGCAGAATATCTGGCTTTCAACTAAGAGAAGCATTACAATCGGCTGGCTACCATCTCAACAATCGTGTTTTAAACGTTCTGGGACATCGATATGGCTCTAGAGATggtaaaattgcatttgatgaTTTCATTATGTGTGCTGTACGCATCAAAACCTATATTG AAATCTTCAGAGAAAGGGATGctgaaaaaaatgaaactgcGACCTTTACGTTAGAAGAATGGATTGAGCGCACTATTTATTCATAG
- the LOC108596916 gene encoding calpain-A isoform X3 — MDELKGFLRQAGQEFLNAAGEAAMGAAKDVVGSVINEIFIKKEADTKRVLPSIKNMRVLGENNTGLGQYAEVQDYETLLNNCLTNGSLFEDPLFPASNESLMFSRRPDRHVEWLRPHEIAENPQFFVEGYSRFDVQQGELGDCWLLAATANLTQESSLFFRVIPPEQSFQENYAGIFHFRFWQYGKWVDVIIDDRLPTYRGDLLYMHSAEKNEFWSALLEKAYAKLHGSYEALKGGTTCEAMEDFTGGVSEWYDLKEAPDNLFSILQKSSERNSMMGCSLEADPNVTEAETPQGLIRGHAYSITKVCMIDIVTPNRQGKIPMIRMRNPWGNEAEWNGPWSDSSPEWRYIPEEQKQEIGLTFDRDGEFWMSFQDFLTHFDRVEICHLSPESFSQKAADEHQQSGKRKWEMSMYEGEWTPGVTAGGCRNFLDTFWHNPQYIITLVDADEEDEEGQCTVIVALMQKNRRSKRNQGMECLTIGFAIYSLSDHDLANRPQGINFFKYKSSVGRSPHFINTREVCARFKLPPGHYLIVPSTFDPNEEGEFLIRVFSEAQNNMEENDDHVGYADKTDSLYCLKITPGFPIPKPMDTQKESLRRLFDSIAGQDQEVDWMELKRILDHSMRDAYSAL, encoded by the exons GAGCTTAAAGGATTTTTAAGACAAGCCGGCCAGGAGTTTCTCAATGCGGCGGGTGAGGCTGCTATGGGTGCCGCCAAAGATGTCGTAGGCTCCGTTATAAACGAAATCTTCATAAAAAAGGAAGCTGACACCAAGCGTGTGCTTCCAAGCATAAAGAACATGAGAGTT CTGGGTGAGAACAATACTGGGCTTGGACAATATGCTGAGGTTCAGGACTACGAAACACTATTAAACAATTGTCTTACTAATGGTTCGCTTTTTGAGGATCCCCTCTTCCCAGCCAGCAATGAATCTTTAATGTTTTCACGTCGCCCAGATCGCCATGTAGAATGGTTGCGACCTCAT GAAATTGCTGAGAACCCTCAGTTTTTTGTTGAAGGCTATTCAAGATTTGATGTGCAACAGGGCGAACTTGGCGATTGCTGGCTATTGGCTGCTACAGCTAATCTTACACAAGAATCTTCACTTTTCTTTCGAGTTATACCTCCAGAGCAGAGTTTTCAAGAGAACTATGCCGGCATATTTCATTTTCGATTTTGGCAATATGGAAAATGGGTAGATGTTATTATTGACGACCGTCTGCCTACGTATCGTGGAGACTTGCTCTACATGCACTCTGCGGAGAAGAACGAGTTCTGGAGTGCTCTATTAGAGAAAGCATATGCCAA ATTACACGGTTCCTATGAGGCGCTTAAAGGCGGCACTACTTGTGAGGCTATGGAGGATTTCACTGGCGGAGTTAGCGAATGGTACGATCTTAAGGAAGCGCCagacaatttatttagcatactGCAAAAATCTTCAGAACGTAACTCAATGATGGGATGCTCACTTGAAGCAGATCCGAATGTAACCGAAGCTGAGACACCACAAGGATTAATACGTGGACATGCTTACTCCATAACAAAG GTTTGCATGATTGATATTGTAACACCAAATCGTCAAGGCAAGATTCCTATGATACGGATGCGTAATCCTTGGGGTAATGAGGCTGAATGGAATGGACCTTGGAGTGATAGTTCGCCTGAGTGGCGTTACATACCGGAAGAACAAAAGCAGGAAATTGGTCTTACCTTTGATAGGGATGGAGAGTTTTGGATGTCGTTTCAAGATTTTCTAACTCATTTCGATCGTGTTGAAATTTGTCACCTATCACCCGAGTCTTTCTCCCAAAAAGCAGCGGATGAGCACCAACAAAGTGGGAAGCGTAAGTGGGAGATGTCTATGTACGAAGGCGAGTGGACGCCAGGTGTCACAGCTGGTGGATGCCGTAACTTTCTTGATACGTTCTGGCATAATCCGCAATATATAATAACGTTGGTGGATGCCGACGAAGAGGACGAGGAAGGACAATGTACTGTTATTGTGGCTTTGATGCAAAAGAATCGTCGCTCCAAGCGTAATCAAGGGATGGAGTGCCTTACTATTGGATTTGCCATTTACAGTCTGAGCGATCACGATCTTGCAAATCGTCCCCAAGGCATTAACTTTTTTAAGTATAAGTCTTCAGTCGGTCGATCTCCACATTTTATCAATACACGAGAA gTCTGTGCTCGCTTCAAGCTGCCTCCAGGCCACTATTTGATTGTGCCCTCAACATTTGATCCCAATGAAGAGGGTGAATTTCTCATACGCGTCTTCTCTGAAGCTCAAAATAACATGGA AGAGAATGATGACCATGTTGGGTATGCCGACAAAACTGATTCG CTTTATTGTTTGAAGATCACTCCGGGCTTCCCTATACCAAAGCCTATGGATACACAAAAAGAAAGCCTACGTCGCTTGTTTGATAGCATAGCTGGTCAGGATCAGGAGGTAGACTGGATGGAGTTAAAACGCATCCTAGATCACTCTATGCGTGATG CTTATTCTGCTTTATAG
- the LOC108596916 gene encoding calpain-A isoform X2, whose protein sequence is MDELKGFLRQAGQEFLNAAGEAAMGAAKDVVGSVINEIFIKKEADTKRVLPSIKNMRVLGENNTGLGQYAEVQDYETLLNNCLTNGSLFEDPLFPASNESLMFSRRPDRHVEWLRPHEIAENPQFFVEGYSRFDVQQGELGDCWLLAATANLTQESSLFFRVIPPEQSFQENYAGIFHFRFWQYGKWVDVIIDDRLPTYRGDLLYMHSAEKNEFWSALLEKAYAKLHGSYEALKGGTTCEAMEDFTGGVSEWYDLKEAPDNLFSILQKSSERNSMMGCSLEADPNVTEAETPQGLIRGHAYSITKVCMIDIVTPNRQGKIPMIRMRNPWGNEAEWNGPWSDSSPEWRYIPEEQKQEIGLTFDRDGEFWMSFQDFLTHFDRVEICHLSPESFSQKAADEHQQSGKRKWEMSMYEGEWTPGVTAGGCRNFLDTFWHNPQYIITLVDADEEDEEGQCTVIVALMQKNRRSKRNQGMECLTIGFAIYSLSDHDLANRPQGINFFKYKSSVGRSPHFINTREVCARFKLPPGHYLIVPSTFDPNEEGEFLIRVFSEAQNNMEENDDHVGYADKTDSITPGFPIPKPMDTQKESLRRLFDSIAGQDQEVDWMELKRILDHSMRDDLPKPVMFNRSNAFETQAGSGSVPENPCGLLSLLCGPFLKGTPFEDQVGMNDQSNKRLIEEGPAVILDETHGFSKDVCRSMVAMLDADKSGKLGFEEFEALLSDIAKWKAIFKTYDTENCGRISGFQLREALQSAGYHLNNRVLNVLGHRYGSRDGKIAFDDFIMCAVRIKTYIEIFRERDAEKNETATFTLEEWIERTIYS, encoded by the exons GAGCTTAAAGGATTTTTAAGACAAGCCGGCCAGGAGTTTCTCAATGCGGCGGGTGAGGCTGCTATGGGTGCCGCCAAAGATGTCGTAGGCTCCGTTATAAACGAAATCTTCATAAAAAAGGAAGCTGACACCAAGCGTGTGCTTCCAAGCATAAAGAACATGAGAGTT CTGGGTGAGAACAATACTGGGCTTGGACAATATGCTGAGGTTCAGGACTACGAAACACTATTAAACAATTGTCTTACTAATGGTTCGCTTTTTGAGGATCCCCTCTTCCCAGCCAGCAATGAATCTTTAATGTTTTCACGTCGCCCAGATCGCCATGTAGAATGGTTGCGACCTCAT GAAATTGCTGAGAACCCTCAGTTTTTTGTTGAAGGCTATTCAAGATTTGATGTGCAACAGGGCGAACTTGGCGATTGCTGGCTATTGGCTGCTACAGCTAATCTTACACAAGAATCTTCACTTTTCTTTCGAGTTATACCTCCAGAGCAGAGTTTTCAAGAGAACTATGCCGGCATATTTCATTTTCGATTTTGGCAATATGGAAAATGGGTAGATGTTATTATTGACGACCGTCTGCCTACGTATCGTGGAGACTTGCTCTACATGCACTCTGCGGAGAAGAACGAGTTCTGGAGTGCTCTATTAGAGAAAGCATATGCCAA ATTACACGGTTCCTATGAGGCGCTTAAAGGCGGCACTACTTGTGAGGCTATGGAGGATTTCACTGGCGGAGTTAGCGAATGGTACGATCTTAAGGAAGCGCCagacaatttatttagcatactGCAAAAATCTTCAGAACGTAACTCAATGATGGGATGCTCACTTGAAGCAGATCCGAATGTAACCGAAGCTGAGACACCACAAGGATTAATACGTGGACATGCTTACTCCATAACAAAG GTTTGCATGATTGATATTGTAACACCAAATCGTCAAGGCAAGATTCCTATGATACGGATGCGTAATCCTTGGGGTAATGAGGCTGAATGGAATGGACCTTGGAGTGATAGTTCGCCTGAGTGGCGTTACATACCGGAAGAACAAAAGCAGGAAATTGGTCTTACCTTTGATAGGGATGGAGAGTTTTGGATGTCGTTTCAAGATTTTCTAACTCATTTCGATCGTGTTGAAATTTGTCACCTATCACCCGAGTCTTTCTCCCAAAAAGCAGCGGATGAGCACCAACAAAGTGGGAAGCGTAAGTGGGAGATGTCTATGTACGAAGGCGAGTGGACGCCAGGTGTCACAGCTGGTGGATGCCGTAACTTTCTTGATACGTTCTGGCATAATCCGCAATATATAATAACGTTGGTGGATGCCGACGAAGAGGACGAGGAAGGACAATGTACTGTTATTGTGGCTTTGATGCAAAAGAATCGTCGCTCCAAGCGTAATCAAGGGATGGAGTGCCTTACTATTGGATTTGCCATTTACAGTCTGAGCGATCACGATCTTGCAAATCGTCCCCAAGGCATTAACTTTTTTAAGTATAAGTCTTCAGTCGGTCGATCTCCACATTTTATCAATACACGAGAA gTCTGTGCTCGCTTCAAGCTGCCTCCAGGCCACTATTTGATTGTGCCCTCAACATTTGATCCCAATGAAGAGGGTGAATTTCTCATACGCGTCTTCTCTGAAGCTCAAAATAACATGGA AGAGAATGATGACCATGTTGGGTATGCCGACAAAACTGATTCG ATCACTCCGGGCTTCCCTATACCAAAGCCTATGGATACACAAAAAGAAAGCCTACGTCGCTTGTTTGATAGCATAGCTGGTCAGGATCAGGAGGTAGACTGGATGGAGTTAAAACGCATCCTAGATCACTCTATGCGTGATG ACTTGCCGAAGCCAGTGATGTTTAACCGCTCCAATGCCTTTGAAACTCAAGCTGGCAGTGGTTCAGTGCCCGAAAATCCTTGTGGATTGCTTTCCCTACTGTGTGGTCCATTCCTAAAAGGCACACCATTCGAGGATCAGGTGGGTATGAACGATCAGTCCAACAAAAGATTAATCGAGGAAGGCCCAGCag TTATTCTTGATGAGACCCATGGTTTTTCTAAAGATGTTTGCCGCTCTATGGTAGCCATGTTGGATGCGGATAAGTCTGGTAAACTTGGTTTTGAAGAATTTGAGGCACTGCTATCTGATATTGCCAAATggaaagcaatttttaaaacatatgACACCGAAAATTGTGGCAGAATATCTGGCTTTCAACTAAGAGAAGCATTACAATCGGCTGGCTACCATCTCAACAATCGTGTTTTAAACGTTCTGGGACATCGATATGGCTCTAGAGATggtaaaattgcatttgatgaTTTCATTATGTGTGCTGTACGCATCAAAACCTATATTG AAATCTTCAGAGAAAGGGATGctgaaaaaaatgaaactgcGACCTTTACGTTAGAAGAATGGATTGAGCGCACTATTTATTCATAG